The region TTTTTCTTTTTCTTGGAGCTTTATTTTAATGAGTTCGTGGGCTTTCAAACTGACTATAATTTCATTAATTACGGAATCAGTCAGTCCTTTGTGTCCAATCTTTACCACGGGATTAAGCTTATGAGAAAGAGCCTTGAGGTGAGCCACTTGTTTTGAACTTAACATATATAAGAAGATAGTTATTTAAATTTTAGGCCTAGTGTATCAGATGAGTAAAGCCAACAATAGTAAAAACTGGATAAAAGGTCATGTAAAAGACCCGTTTGTCATTCAGGCACAAAAAGATGGATATCGCTCGCGGGCCGCATATAAATTAATCGAAATTGATAAAAAGTATAAAATTATTAAATCAGGTATTACCGCAGTAGATTTAGGGGCTGCTCCCGGAGGGTGGTCTCAAGTTTTATCAAAAAAAATAGGCTTTAAGGGAAAGGTCGTCGGTATAGATTTGTTAGAAGTATCGCCCATTAAAGGCATAAATTTTATTCAAGGTGATTTTATGCAAGAAGAGATATTGAATGAAATGGTTGATAAGCTAGAAAATAAGCCCGTAGACCTTGTAATTTCAGATATGGCCCCCAATATTAGTGGTGTAAAGATGGTTGACCAACAAAAAGCTAATTATTTGAATGAATTGGCCTTTGATTTTGCTACAAAACATTTGAAACAAAATGGTCATTTTCTGGTCAAGTCATTTGTTGGTAAAGATTTTGAAGAGTTTGTTAAAAATTTGAGATCTTGCTTTAAAAAAGTTTATAAAATTAAGCCAGATTCATCGAGAAGCAGAAGTGCAGAAATATTTTTATTAGGCTATGAGTTTTGTAGCAGTTAAATTAACTGTTTTAATTTTTTATTAGTTATAATTAAGACAATAAGCAATTATCTATTTTTTAAGGACTAAACATTGAATAAAAATTTACTCAAGAGTATCGGTATTTGGATTGCAATAGGCATCATAATGATGACCATATTTAACCAATTTTCCTCTTCATCAAGACTTGAAAACAAACTTGTTTATTCTCAATTCATGGATCAGGTGAAATCTGGAAATATAGAAAAGGTGAGAATCGACGGTCAAAACATAACAGGCACAACTAACAACGGTAAAAAATTCTCAACTTTCGCCCCTACAGACCCATGGCTTGTTTCAGATTTATTAAAAAACGGTGTGGTGGTTGAAGCTCAACCTGCTGAAAAGCAATCATTCTTGGCAAGCATATTCATATCTTGGTTCCCAATGATACTTTTGATTGGTGTATGGATTTTCTTCATGAAACAAATGCAGGGTGGCGGAAAAGGTGGAGGTCCATTCTCCTTTGGCAAAAGTAAAGCAAGGCAATTAGATCAAACTTCAAACAAAACTACTTTTAAAGATGTTGCTGGTTGTGATGAAGCTAAGGAAGAGGTAACTGAAATGGTCGACTTCTTAAAAGATCCGGCTAAATTTCATAAACTAGGCGGTAGAATTCCTAGAGGTGTTCTGCTTGTAGGCCCTCCAGGCACTGGTAAGACTTTGC is a window of Methylophilales bacterium DNA encoding:
- a CDS encoding YhbY family RNA-binding protein produces the protein MLSSKQVAHLKALSHKLNPVVKIGHKGLTDSVINEIIVSLKAHELIKIKLQEKEKAKRKLLLDEVCKKTNGQAINQIGMQIVIFKANEPSKIILP
- a CDS encoding RlmE family RNA methyltransferase, with the translated sequence MSKANNSKNWIKGHVKDPFVIQAQKDGYRSRAAYKLIEIDKKYKIIKSGITAVDLGAAPGGWSQVLSKKIGFKGKVVGIDLLEVSPIKGINFIQGDFMQEEILNEMVDKLENKPVDLVISDMAPNISGVKMVDQQKANYLNELAFDFATKHLKQNGHFLVKSFVGKDFEEFVKNLRSCFKKVYKIKPDSSRSRSAEIFLLGYEFCSS